One Qipengyuania gaetbuli genomic region harbors:
- a CDS encoding complex I NDUFA9 subunit family protein, translated as MAKDSALNGKLVVLMGGSGFIGNYVAQALLERGARLRIASRNPEKAFKLKPLANLGQMQFARCDATDRASVERCIAGADAVVNLVGSFEGNLRRLMGEAPGWMAEAAKKAGAMSFVHVSAIAAEPDEDTRNEYASAKCLGEKRVREAFPEATILRPSILFGKDDNFLNMFAGLISTLPVLPVFGPDKKLQLVYVDDVAEAVARSLEDPAQFGGKTFELGGPEEVTMLEINERIAEAQRRKRTFLPMPDALSATFAALPGTPMSRDQWDLLAQGNTVSGEHPGFDKFGIEPKPVGLFLDKWMTRYRKHGRFAERLSA; from the coding sequence ATGGCGAAAGACAGCGCTTTGAACGGCAAGCTCGTGGTGCTCATGGGCGGCAGCGGATTCATCGGCAATTACGTGGCGCAGGCCCTGCTCGAACGCGGTGCGCGCCTGCGGATCGCCAGCCGCAATCCGGAAAAGGCGTTCAAGCTGAAGCCGCTCGCCAATCTCGGCCAGATGCAGTTCGCCCGCTGCGATGCGACCGACCGCGCCAGCGTGGAACGGTGCATCGCAGGCGCGGATGCCGTGGTGAACCTCGTCGGATCGTTCGAGGGCAATTTGCGCAGGCTCATGGGCGAAGCGCCGGGCTGGATGGCAGAGGCAGCGAAAAAGGCCGGTGCCATGTCCTTCGTGCATGTCAGCGCGATCGCTGCCGAGCCGGACGAAGACACGCGCAACGAATACGCCTCGGCCAAGTGCCTTGGCGAGAAGCGCGTGCGCGAGGCGTTCCCCGAAGCGACCATCCTGCGTCCGTCGATCCTGTTCGGGAAGGACGACAATTTCCTCAACATGTTTGCCGGCCTGATCTCGACCTTGCCGGTCCTGCCGGTGTTCGGGCCCGACAAGAAGCTGCAGCTGGTCTATGTCGACGATGTCGCCGAGGCGGTCGCCCGCTCGCTCGAAGATCCCGCGCAATTCGGCGGCAAGACTTTCGAACTCGGCGGCCCCGAGGAAGTGACCATGCTCGAAATCAACGAGCGCATTGCCGAAGCGCAGCGCCGCAAGCGGACGTTCCTGCCCATGCCTGACGCGCTGTCGGCCACCTTCGCCGCCCTGCCCGGCACGCCGATGAGCCGCGACCAGTGGGACCTGCTGGCGCAGGGCAACACCGTCTCGGGCGAGCATCCGGGCTTCGATAAGTTCGGTATCGAGCCCAAGCCGGTGGGCCTGTTCCTCGACAAGTGGATGACCCGCTACCGCAAGCACGGCCGCTTCGCTGAACGGCTCAGCGCCTGA
- a CDS encoding protein tyrosine phosphatase family protein — protein sequence MTDPVDIRGWQRLSARISTSGRLGPEDPARLAALGVSDVINLALDDHPEALAGEAALMAAEGIAYTHIPIPFDRPEADHFEVFKQALAAAQGPVHVHCIMNWRVSAFFYLLHREQGMEESEARALMARQWDPLASDDPRARPWRELLSP from the coding sequence GTGACCGACCCGGTCGATATCCGTGGCTGGCAGCGATTGTCGGCGCGGATATCGACCTCGGGCCGGCTCGGACCGGAAGACCCCGCGCGCCTTGCCGCCCTCGGCGTGAGCGACGTCATCAACCTGGCGCTGGACGATCATCCCGAAGCTCTTGCCGGCGAGGCTGCGCTGATGGCGGCCGAGGGCATCGCCTACACGCACATACCGATACCGTTCGACCGTCCGGAGGCCGACCACTTCGAGGTCTTCAAGCAGGCGCTCGCGGCGGCGCAGGGGCCGGTCCACGTCCATTGCATCATGAACTGGCGCGTCTCGGCCTTCTTCTACCTGCTCCACCGCGAACAGGGCATGGAGGAAAGCGAGGCGCGCGCGCTGATGGCACGGCAATGGGATCCGCTGGCCAGCGACGATCCGCGGGCACGGCCATGGCGGGAATTGCTCAGCCCCTGA
- a CDS encoding dienelactone hydrolase family protein, translating to MCDEKQLARWARQPLNRRTFGAGALATAAAACTSMDGATESAADAPALVENTVSFRTPDGVMDGFFVHPGEGSHPGVIFWPDVAGLRESKRQMARRLAGEGYAALVINPYYRDVAGQQYADFASFAADNGFQKVRPWRQRLDSAAVGSDAKAAASWLFGQAAVDSSRGIGTEGYCMGGPFTVWSVAADQRIRAAASFHGGGLVRDADTSPHKMLRGDAHYLIAIAQDDDAEAPTHKDTLRMAMREAGANAKVDVYAGDHGWCVPDSPAYAPEAAERAYTDKLALYRAAL from the coding sequence ATGTGCGATGAGAAGCAGCTGGCCCGGTGGGCCCGCCAACCCTTGAACCGCCGCACCTTCGGGGCAGGCGCCCTTGCCACCGCCGCAGCAGCCTGCACGTCGATGGACGGGGCCACGGAAAGCGCCGCCGATGCCCCGGCGCTGGTCGAAAACACAGTCAGTTTCCGCACGCCCGACGGGGTGATGGACGGCTTCTTCGTCCATCCCGGCGAAGGCAGCCATCCGGGCGTGATCTTCTGGCCGGATGTCGCGGGGCTGAGGGAATCGAAGCGGCAGATGGCCCGCCGGCTCGCTGGCGAGGGTTATGCCGCCCTCGTCATCAATCCCTACTACCGCGATGTCGCAGGGCAGCAATATGCCGACTTCGCCAGCTTTGCCGCGGACAACGGCTTCCAGAAAGTGCGCCCGTGGCGCCAGAGGCTCGATTCGGCGGCAGTCGGATCGGATGCGAAGGCTGCTGCGTCGTGGCTCTTCGGGCAGGCCGCGGTCGACAGCAGCCGCGGCATCGGCACCGAAGGCTATTGCATGGGCGGCCCCTTCACCGTGTGGAGCGTTGCAGCCGACCAGCGCATCCGCGCAGCCGCCAGCTTCCACGGCGGCGGGCTCGTTCGCGATGCCGATACCAGCCCGCACAAGATGCTGCGCGGCGATGCGCATTACCTGATCGCGATCGCGCAGGACGACGATGCCGAAGCGCCCACGCACAAGGACACGCTGCGCATGGCGATGCGCGAGGCGGGGGCCAACGCCAAGGTCGACGTCTATGCCGGGGACCACGGCTGGTGCGTGCCCGACAGTCCGGCCTATGCGCCCGAGGCCGCCGAACGCGCCTATACCGACAAGCTCGCCCTCTACCGGGCGGCGCTCTGA
- a CDS encoding PQQ-dependent dehydrogenase, methanol/ethanol family — MRHIAIAALAALSLSACNMSSSEPTLATEGVTDAMLAAGNGEEWLTYGGDYDERRFSPLTQINADNVGELGLAWSADLDTARGQEATPLMHDGTLYITTAWSKVKAYDAKTGALKWEYDPEVPRSKLVEVCCDAVNRGIALYGDKAYVATLDGRLVALDQKTGAVVWDKLTIPKGSKMAITGAPRIVKGRVLIGSAGAEYFTRGYLAAFDANTGDELWRFYTVPGNPADGFENEAMERAAKTWSGEWWKLGGGGTVWDSITYDPATDLVYFGTANAEPWNPAYRNTDGAGDSLYTASIVAVKPDTGEYVWHFQETPEDRWDFDSNQQITVTDLTIDGKTRHVVMHAPKNGFFYVLDAATGEFISGKPFVDGINWASGLDPVTGKPNVNPEAEYERTGKPFVGVPGAVGAHSWSPMSYSPDTGLVYIPTNNTPQYYAHDPNWEPGETGFQLGIDVSGGAIPADQAIRDATKAALNGALVAFDPVAGEVKWKVPQSSPTNGGTLATAGNLVFQGTSTGEFRAYTADTGDQLWSFETQTGVLAAPMTYAIDGEQYVAVLVGWGGVWDVSAGALGGGITPNVSRLLVFKLGATGELPPLKPTPALVLDPPAPAGTPEQVALGAKLYANSCSVCHGVSAVAGSLNPDLRHASSLGKKDLWQQVVHDGLLAENGMVAWNKQFSREEIEAIRLYVLQRANEDVALEAKGRVARR, encoded by the coding sequence ATGCGACATATCGCGATTGCGGCGCTGGCCGCGCTTTCGCTGTCCGCCTGCAACATGAGCAGCAGCGAGCCGACGCTGGCCACGGAAGGCGTGACCGACGCCATGCTTGCCGCCGGGAATGGCGAGGAATGGCTGACCTATGGCGGCGACTACGACGAGCGCCGCTTCTCCCCGCTGACCCAGATCAACGCGGACAATGTCGGCGAGCTCGGCCTCGCCTGGTCGGCCGATCTCGACACGGCGCGCGGGCAGGAAGCCACCCCGCTGATGCATGACGGGACGCTCTACATCACTACCGCGTGGAGCAAAGTGAAGGCTTACGACGCGAAGACCGGCGCTCTCAAATGGGAATACGACCCCGAAGTGCCGCGCTCCAAGCTGGTCGAAGTGTGCTGCGACGCGGTCAATCGCGGCATCGCGCTCTATGGCGACAAGGCCTATGTCGCGACGCTCGACGGCCGCTTGGTTGCGCTCGACCAGAAGACCGGCGCTGTGGTGTGGGACAAGCTTACCATCCCCAAAGGCTCGAAGATGGCCATCACCGGCGCGCCGCGGATCGTGAAGGGGCGCGTGCTGATCGGTTCGGCCGGGGCGGAATATTTCACCCGCGGCTATCTCGCGGCCTTCGATGCCAATACCGGCGACGAGTTGTGGCGCTTCTACACCGTACCCGGAAACCCGGCCGACGGTTTCGAGAACGAGGCGATGGAGCGGGCCGCCAAGACCTGGAGCGGCGAGTGGTGGAAGCTGGGCGGCGGCGGCACCGTGTGGGATTCGATCACCTACGACCCGGCCACCGACCTCGTCTATTTCGGCACCGCCAATGCCGAGCCGTGGAACCCGGCCTATCGCAACACCGACGGTGCCGGGGACAGCCTCTACACCGCCTCGATCGTGGCCGTGAAGCCGGACACGGGCGAGTATGTCTGGCACTTCCAGGAGACACCGGAGGATCGCTGGGACTTCGATTCCAACCAGCAGATCACCGTGACCGACCTGACCATCGACGGCAAGACGCGCCACGTGGTTATGCATGCGCCGAAGAACGGCTTCTTCTACGTGCTCGACGCGGCAACGGGGGAGTTCATCTCGGGCAAGCCCTTCGTCGACGGGATCAACTGGGCGAGCGGGCTCGATCCTGTGACGGGCAAGCCGAACGTCAATCCGGAAGCGGAATACGAGCGGACCGGGAAACCGTTCGTCGGCGTGCCCGGGGCGGTCGGCGCGCATAGCTGGTCGCCGATGAGCTACAGCCCCGACACAGGCCTCGTCTACATCCCGACCAACAACACACCGCAGTATTACGCGCACGATCCGAACTGGGAGCCGGGCGAAACGGGCTTCCAGCTCGGCATCGATGTCAGCGGCGGGGCAATCCCGGCCGACCAGGCGATCCGCGATGCGACCAAGGCCGCACTCAATGGCGCGCTCGTCGCCTTCGATCCGGTCGCGGGCGAAGTGAAATGGAAGGTGCCGCAGTCGAGCCCGACCAATGGCGGTACGTTGGCAACAGCGGGCAACCTCGTCTTCCAGGGGACCTCCACCGGCGAATTCCGTGCCTATACGGCGGACACTGGCGACCAGCTGTGGTCGTTCGAAACGCAAACCGGCGTTCTGGCAGCGCCGATGACCTATGCGATCGATGGCGAGCAATATGTCGCCGTGCTGGTCGGCTGGGGCGGCGTGTGGGACGTGTCTGCCGGCGCTCTCGGTGGCGGGATTACGCCCAATGTCAGCCGGCTTCTCGTGTTCAAGCTGGGGGCAACCGGCGAATTGCCGCCGCTCAAGCCGACGCCTGCGCTGGTGCTCGACCCGCCGGCTCCGGCAGGCACGCCCGAGCAGGTGGCGCTGGGCGCGAAGCTCTACGCCAACAGCTGCAGCGTCTGCCACGGCGTCTCGGCGGTCGCGGGCAGCCTCAATCCCGACCTCCGCCACGCGTCATCGCTGGGCAAGAAGGACCTGTGGCAGCAGGTCGTCCACGATGGACTGTTGGCCGAGAACGGCATGGTTGCATGGAACAAGCAGTTCAGCCGCGAGGAGATCGAGGCGATCAGGCTTTACGTCCTCCAGCGCGCCAACGAGGATGTAGCGCTGGAGGCAAAGGGCCGCGTGGCCCGGCGCTGA